A genomic segment from Amphiura filiformis chromosome 10, Afil_fr2py, whole genome shotgun sequence encodes:
- the LOC140162982 gene encoding monocarboxylate transporter 13-like isoform X3: MAKNSSKFRGFGVILSGFITRVLIVGLYSSLGLFFIEWNEYFSASATKISLVGSVFIGILWSSSLLGSSLSHRLSFRTITIVGGLIAACSFTITSLLVDSLDYIIATFVVAGVGLGIAYLSAQAVLLFNFDKHLGKATSLANCGSGVGMFIIPLSFRYLLDEFGWRGCLFIAAGYLVDLTGSYRASLTTAGGFGLLAAMILFTEPRLQHLYESYCRRRDVVQGGSGFRHEQIKHNVLHFKQDCKKGQGADIKAITEMISSV; encoded by the exons ATGGCGAAAAATTCGAGCAAGTTTCGAGGTTTCGGAGTTATACTGAGTGGTTTCATTACAAGAGTTCTCATTGTAGGCTTGTATTCTTCATTGGGACTGTTTTTTATAGAATGGAATGAGTATTTTTCGGCGAGTGCAACAAAAATCAGCTTGGTAGGCTCCGTATTCATTGGAATCCTATGGTCATCAT CTCTTCTCGGGTCATCTCTGTCCCATCGACTCAGTTTTAGAACCATCACTATAGTAGGAGGTCTAATTGCAGCCTGTTCCTTCACGATTACATCTCTGCTAGTCGACTCACTGGATTACATCATAGCCACATTTGTTGTTGCAG gTGTGGGTTTGGGAATAGCATATTTATCCGCCCAGGCAGTACTTCTTTTCAATTTCGACAAGCATCTTGGAAAAGCTACCAGCTTAGCAAACTGTGGCTCTGGTGTTGGGATGTTCATCATACCTCTGTCCTTCCGATATTTGTTAGATGAATTTGGATGGCGTGGATGTCTTTTTATTGCAGCTG GATACCTGGTAGATTTGACAGGCAGTTACCGTGCATCATTAACGACGGCAGGAGGCTTCGGTTTGCTGGCAGCAATGATCTTATTTACAGAACCTCGATTACAGCATCTTTACGAATCATATTGTAGGAGACGTGATGTTGTACAAGGAGGGTCAGGTTTTCGTCATGAACAAATAAAACACAATGTGCTACATTTCAAACAAGATTGTAAAAAGGGACAAGGAGCTGATATTAAGGCTATTACAGAAATGATATCATCTGTCTAa
- the LOC140162982 gene encoding monocarboxylate transporter 12-like isoform X2 has translation MAKNSSKFRGFGVILSGFITRVLIVGLYSSLGLFFIEWNEYFSASATKISLVGSVFIGILWSSSLLGSSLSHRLSFRTITIVGGLIAACSFTITSLLVDSLDYIIATFVVAGVGLGIAYLSAQAVLLFNFDKHLGKATSLANCGSGVGMFIIPLSFRYLLDEFGWRGCLFIAAGIYTNICVCGALLRPSPSEKHMRKHQKVMVTIDAENTSFVGLTSDPNDSIFTTIMKSLQGIANSLDISLFYTNARFVAYFVVGFLCGMSFPPIFIYLAPKAVQDGLTKTEASYLLSFVGLGGTTGRFASGVFVDYSPFTLSSIYALSYLISGILALLLPLGNTFAVLATISVSFGFSTGVCHCLYIFVAKEFVGLDKSPGAVSWFNANYAFGSSDTW, from the exons ATGGCGAAAAATTCGAGCAAGTTTCGAGGTTTCGGAGTTATACTGAGTGGTTTCATTACAAGAGTTCTCATTGTAGGCTTGTATTCTTCATTGGGACTGTTTTTTATAGAATGGAATGAGTATTTTTCGGCGAGTGCAACAAAAATCAGCTTGGTAGGCTCCGTATTCATTGGAATCCTATGGTCATCAT CTCTTCTCGGGTCATCTCTGTCCCATCGACTCAGTTTTAGAACCATCACTATAGTAGGAGGTCTAATTGCAGCCTGTTCCTTCACGATTACATCTCTGCTAGTCGACTCACTGGATTACATCATAGCCACATTTGTTGTTGCAG gTGTGGGTTTGGGAATAGCATATTTATCCGCCCAGGCAGTACTTCTTTTCAATTTCGACAAGCATCTTGGAAAAGCTACCAGCTTAGCAAACTGTGGCTCTGGTGTTGGGATGTTCATCATACCTCTGTCCTTCCGATATTTGTTAGATGAATTTGGATGGCGTGGATGTCTTTTTATTGCAGCTGGTATTTATACCAATATATGTGTCTGTGGAGCTCTGTTACGCCCATCACCCTCAGAAAAGCATATGCGAAAACACCAGAAAGTAATGGTTACAATTGATGCGGAAAACACCTCTTTTGTCGGACTAACTTCTGACCCTAATGATTCAATTTTTACAACCATCATGAAATCATTACAAGGCATCGCGAACTCACTAGACATCTCCTTATTTTATACCAATGCTCGATTTGTAGCATATTTTGTCGTAGGTTTCCTGTGTGGTATGTCCTTTCCTCCTATATTCATATACTTAGCTCCCAAAGCGGTTCAAGACGGTTTGACAAAAACAGAAGCGTCATATCTGTTAAGTTTTGTTGGACTTGGAGGGACTACTGGAAGATTTGCATCAGGAGTTTTTGTAGACTACAGTCCCTTTACGTTATCGAGTATCTATGCTTTGTCATATTTAATATCAGGAATATTAGCTTTACTGTTACCACTTGGTAATACGTTTGCTGTTTTAGCTACAATCTCAGTTTCATTTGGCTTCAGCACTGGAGTCTGCCATTGTTTATATATTTTCGTTGCCAAAGAGTTTGTCGGGTTGGATAAATCACCTGGAGCAGTGTCGTGGTTCAATGCGAATTATGCCTTTGGAAGCTCT GATACCTGGTAG
- the LOC140162982 gene encoding monocarboxylate transporter 13-like isoform X1, with translation MAKNSSKFRGFGVILSGFITRVLIVGLYSSLGLFFIEWNEYFSASATKISLVGSVFIGILWSSSLLGSSLSHRLSFRTITIVGGLIAACSFTITSLLVDSLDYIIATFVVAGVGLGIAYLSAQAVLLFNFDKHLGKATSLANCGSGVGMFIIPLSFRYLLDEFGWRGCLFIAAGIYTNICVCGALLRPSPSEKHMRKHQKVMVTIDAENTSFVGLTSDPNDSIFTTIMKSLQGIANSLDISLFYTNARFVAYFVVGFLCGMSFPPIFIYLAPKAVQDGLTKTEASYLLSFVGLGGTTGRFASGVFVDYSPFTLSSIYALSYLISGILALLLPLGNTFAVLATISVSFGFSTGVCHCLYIFVAKEFVGLDKSPGAVSWFNANYAFGSSVSIFLAGYLVDLTGSYRASLTTAGGFGLLAAMILFTEPRLQHLYESYCRRRDVVQGGSGFRHEQIKHNVLHFKQDCKKGQGADIKAITEMISSV, from the exons ATGGCGAAAAATTCGAGCAAGTTTCGAGGTTTCGGAGTTATACTGAGTGGTTTCATTACAAGAGTTCTCATTGTAGGCTTGTATTCTTCATTGGGACTGTTTTTTATAGAATGGAATGAGTATTTTTCGGCGAGTGCAACAAAAATCAGCTTGGTAGGCTCCGTATTCATTGGAATCCTATGGTCATCAT CTCTTCTCGGGTCATCTCTGTCCCATCGACTCAGTTTTAGAACCATCACTATAGTAGGAGGTCTAATTGCAGCCTGTTCCTTCACGATTACATCTCTGCTAGTCGACTCACTGGATTACATCATAGCCACATTTGTTGTTGCAG gTGTGGGTTTGGGAATAGCATATTTATCCGCCCAGGCAGTACTTCTTTTCAATTTCGACAAGCATCTTGGAAAAGCTACCAGCTTAGCAAACTGTGGCTCTGGTGTTGGGATGTTCATCATACCTCTGTCCTTCCGATATTTGTTAGATGAATTTGGATGGCGTGGATGTCTTTTTATTGCAGCTGGTATTTATACCAATATATGTGTCTGTGGAGCTCTGTTACGCCCATCACCCTCAGAAAAGCATATGCGAAAACACCAGAAAGTAATGGTTACAATTGATGCGGAAAACACCTCTTTTGTCGGACTAACTTCTGACCCTAATGATTCAATTTTTACAACCATCATGAAATCATTACAAGGCATCGCGAACTCACTAGACATCTCCTTATTTTATACCAATGCTCGATTTGTAGCATATTTTGTCGTAGGTTTCCTGTGTGGTATGTCCTTTCCTCCTATATTCATATACTTAGCTCCCAAAGCGGTTCAAGACGGTTTGACAAAAACAGAAGCGTCATATCTGTTAAGTTTTGTTGGACTTGGAGGGACTACTGGAAGATTTGCATCAGGAGTTTTTGTAGACTACAGTCCCTTTACGTTATCGAGTATCTATGCTTTGTCATATTTAATATCAGGAATATTAGCTTTACTGTTACCACTTGGTAATACGTTTGCTGTTTTAGCTACAATCTCAGTTTCATTTGGCTTCAGCACTGGAGTCTGCCATTGTTTATATATTTTCGTTGCCAAAGAGTTTGTCGGGTTGGATAAATCACCTGGAGCAGTGTCGTGGTTCAATGCGAATTATGCCTTTGGAAGCTCTGTTAGTATTTTCCTTGCAG GATACCTGGTAGATTTGACAGGCAGTTACCGTGCATCATTAACGACGGCAGGAGGCTTCGGTTTGCTGGCAGCAATGATCTTATTTACAGAACCTCGATTACAGCATCTTTACGAATCATATTGTAGGAGACGTGATGTTGTACAAGGAGGGTCAGGTTTTCGTCATGAACAAATAAAACACAATGTGCTACATTTCAAACAAGATTGTAAAAAGGGACAAGGAGCTGATATTAAGGCTATTACAGAAATGATATCATCTGTCTAa